Proteins encoded by one window of Sphaerodactylus townsendi isolate TG3544 linkage group LG04, MPM_Stown_v2.3, whole genome shotgun sequence:
- the NEPRO gene encoding nucleolus and neural progenitor protein, whose protein sequence is MAAPTSGDSVWNRLDVPWPACSYTVAVSAQHFAVKCLSSAMKKCHTVENILKTKAIVSEGKALHAILYNFRYQMGCQRPYRSLKQVQQCLKRLNLMNLKQSIEKLAELGSM, encoded by the exons ATGGCGGCGCCCACAAGCGGAGATTCCGTATGGAATCGGCTGGATGTTCCGTGGCCCGCTTGTAGCTATACGGTAGCCGTGTCAGCTCAACATTTCGCAG tGAAATGCCTTTCATCTGCTATGAAGAAGTGTCATACTGtggaaaacattctgaaaactaAAGCTATCGTTTCAGAAGGAAAAGCCTTGCATGCCATCCTGTATAATTTCCGCTATCAAATGGGTTGCCAACGACCGTATCGATCTCTCAAACAG GTACAACAGTGTTTGAAGCGTTTAAATCTAATGAATCTGAAGCAGTCAATTGAAAAACTTGCTGAGTTGGGTTCCATGTAA
- the LOC125431085 gene encoding basic proline-rich protein-like — translation PPPPSPPPPPPPPPPPPPPPTPPPPNAPPPPPPPPPTPPPPPPPPPTPPPPHPPPPPPPPPPTPPPPHPPPPPPPPPPTPPPPHPPPPPPPPPPTPPPPHPPPPPPPPPPTPPPPHPPPPPPPPPPTPPPPHPPPPPPPPPPTPPPPHPPPPPPPPPPTPPPPHPPPPPPPPPPTPPPPHPPPPPPPPPPTPPPPHPPPPPPPPPPTPPPPHPPPPPPPPPPTPPPPHPPPPPPPPPPTPPPPHPPPPPPPPPPTPPPPHPPPPPPPPPPTPPPPHPPPPPPPPPPTPPPPHPPPPPPPPPPTPPPPHPPPPPPPPPPTPPPPHPPPPPPPPPP, via the coding sequence ccccccccccccagccccccccccccaccaccacccccccccccccccccccccccccccaccccccccccccccaacgcccccccccccccccccccccccccccccacccccccccccccccccccccccccccccacccccccccccccccacccccccccccccccacccccccccccccccacccccccccccccccacccccccccccccccacccccccccccccccacccccccccccccccacccccccccccccccacccccccccccccccacccccccccccccccacccccccccccccccacccccccccccccccacccccccccccccccacccccccccccccccacccccccccccccccacccccccccccccccacccccccccccccccacccccccccccccccacccccccccccccccacccccccccccccccacccccccccccccccacccccccccccccccacccccccccccccccacccccccccccccccacccccccccccccccacccccccccccccccacccccccccccccccacccccccccccccccacccccccccccccccacccccccccccccccacccccccccccccccacccccccccccccccacccccccccccccccacccccccccccccccacccccccccccccccacccccccccccccccacccccccccccccccacccccccccccccccacccccccccccccccacccccccccccccccacccccccccccccccacccccccccccccccacccccccccccccccacccccccccccccccacccccccccccccccacccccccccccccccacccccccccccccccacccccccccccccccacccccccccccccccacccccccccccccccacccccccccccccccacccccccccccccccacccccccccccccccaccccccccccccccc